A DNA window from Hydra vulgaris chromosome 13, alternate assembly HydraT2T_AEP contains the following coding sequences:
- the LOC136090014 gene encoding piggyBac transposable element-derived protein 1-like translates to MDHAASTSNEPPSKLQKRPKSLSVNEISAFLDDYPSGSEDEALADDSDEEFTPDNIQDLMHQVSESSDEESEELDEVVEITSDRRQRMSHLVKRDRRFAECNPSSLVPKLENENPSPLFLFDLLFDVNLIDLFVLESNKYIHLKSLTNVKTITHKNIRQFFGMLMQMSIMKLPQRHNSLEVKRGQLGYDPFFKIRPLITILNDNFKKYVEVESHQCVDEQIVPFKGHHHQTVYMNKNPIKWGYKLWARAGTSGYIYQFEMTGDLKENVTQINSSLGESGKVNRSGKCPLLTDKEMKTKGRGSVDYRLDKNSELIVCKWFDNKSVLLASNIHSIEPITQVKRYNKSKKEHVFVSCPTIVKNYNQCMGGLDKADMLLSLYRIFHKSRKWYKRLIFHFIDMAVINSWQLYKAKYGNRASENDRSLVKYKLELAQALMHSDSPQLIGRAITSAVVQDIRYDRIDHLPMRNRENFSMQRCKLSGCKSKTIFICKKCKVSLCIKNDPECFIAYHSK, encoded by the exons ATGGATCACGCTGCTTCGACAAG caatgaACCTCCCAGCAAACTTCAAAAGCGACCAAAATCGTTATCTGTCAACGAAATTAGCGCCTTCTTAGATGACTATCCTAGTGGATCCGAAGATGAAGCTCTTGCAGATGATTCAGATGAAGAGTTTACTCCTGATAATATTCAGGATCTAATGCACCAAGTATCTGAGAGCTCGGATGAAGAATCAGAGGAACTAGATGAAGTCGTTGAAATAACATCGGACAGACGTCAGAGAATGTCGCATTTGGTGAAAAGAGATCGGCGCTTTGCTGAATGCAATCCATCTTCATTGGTTCCCAAATTGGAGAATGAAAATCCAAgtccattatttttatttgatttattgtttgaTGTTAACCttattgatttatttgttttagagaGTAACAagtatattcatttaaaatcgCTGACAAATGTGAAAACtataacacataaaaatattaggcAGTTCTTTGGCATGTTGATGCAAATGAGTATTATGAAACTTCCTCAGAGAC ACAACAGTTTAGAAGTAAAACGTGGTCAATTAGGATAtgatcctttttttaaaattagaccCCTTATAACTATTCTtaatgataactttaaaaaatatgtggAGGTTGAGAGCCATCAATGTGTTGATGAACAAATAGTCCCTTTTAAAGGTCACCATCATCAGACGGTGTACATGAATAAAAACCCAATAAAATGGGGCTATAAGCTTTGGGCGAGGGCAGGAACAAGTGGgtatatttatcaatttgaaATGACAGGCGATCTTAAAGAAAATGTAACTCAGATTAATAGCAGCTTGGGTGAATCAGGGAAA GTCAACAGGTCTGGAAAATGTCCTTTACTTACAGACAAAGAAATGAAAACCAAAGGCAGAGGTTCGGTAGATTACAGATTAGATAAGAATTCTGAACTAATTGTTTGCAAATGGTTTGATAACAAATCTGTCCTCCTTGCCTCTAACATACATTCCATCGAACCAATAACGCAAGtcaaaagatataataaatcaaaaaaagagcatgtttttgtttcatGTCCAACTATAGTCAAGAACTATAACCAATGTATGGGTGGACTAGATAAAGCAGATATGCTGTTATCTTTATATAGAATATTTCATAAGTCAAGAAAATGGTATAAGAGacttatatttcattttattgataTGGCTGTAATCAACTCTTGGCAATTGTACAAAGCTAAGTATGGTAATAGAGCAAGTGAAAATGATAGGTCTTTAGTAAAGTATAAATTAGAACTAGCTCAAGCCTTGATGCATTCTGATTCTCCTCAGCTTATTGGCAGAGCAATTACTTCTGCAGTAGTTCAGGATATTAGGTATGATAGAATTGATCATCTCCCTATGCGAAATAGAGAAAATTTTAGTATGCAGAGATGCAAACTTTCTGGCTGTAAGAGTAAAACTATATTCATTTGCAAAAAATGCAAGGTATCTTTATGCATAAAGAATGATCCAGAATGTTTTATTGCCTACCATTCAAAATAA